A DNA window from Acomys russatus chromosome 7, mAcoRus1.1, whole genome shotgun sequence contains the following coding sequences:
- the Det1 gene encoding DET1 homolog isoform X1, with protein sequence MDHHVSTIKPRRIQNQNVIHRLERRRISSGKAGTHWHQVRVFHQNVFPNFTVVNVEKPPCFLRKFSPDGRYFIAFSSDQTSLEIYEYQGCQAAEDLLQGYEGEILSNGNDQGSVSIRGRLFERFFVLLHITNVAANGEHLNRECSLFTDDCRCVIVGSAAYLPDEPHPPFYEVYRNSESVTPNPRSPLEDYSLHIIDLHTGRLCDTRTFKCDKVVLSHNQGLYLYKNILAILSVQQQTIHVFQVTPEGTFIDVRTIGRFCYEDDLLTVSAVFPEVQRDSQTGMANPFRDPFINSLKHRLLVYLWRRAEQDGSAMAKRRFFQYFDQLRQLRMWKMQLLDESHLFIKYTSEDVVTLRVTDPSQASFFVVYNMVTTEVIAVFENTSDELLGLFENFCDLFRNATLHSEVQFPCSASSNNFARQIQRRFKDTIINAKYGGHTEAVRRLLGQLPISAQSYSGSPYLDLSLFSYDDKWVSVMERPKTCGDHPIRFYARDSGLLKFEIQAGLLGRPINHTVRRLVAFTFHPFEPFAISVQRTNAEYVVNFHMRHCCT encoded by the exons ATGGATCATCATGTTTCCACGATTAAACCTCGAAGAATCCAAAACCAGAATGTCATTCACCGCTTAGAACGCCGGCGCATCAGTTCAGGCAAGGCCGGAACCCACTGGCATCAGGTCCGAGTGTTCCACCAAAATGTCTTCCCCAACTTCACAGTTGTCAATGTCGAAAAGCCTCCTTGTTTCTTGCGTAAATTCTCACCTGATGGCCGCTACTTCATTGCTTTTTCCTCTGACCAGACGTCACTTGAAATCTATGAGTACCAGGGCTGTCAGGCAGCAGAGGACCTCTTGCAGGGCTATGAAGGGGAGATCTTGTCTAACGGCAACGACCAGGGGTCAGTCAGCATCCGAGGCCGGCTCTTCGAGCGCTTTTTTGTCCTGCTGCACATTACCAACGTAGCGGCCAATGGTGAGCACTTGAACCGGGAGTGCAGCCTCTTCACTGATGACTGCCGGTGTGTTATCGTGGGCTCCGCTGCCTACCTCCCAGATGAGCCTCACCCTCCTTTTTATGAGGTGTATCGGAACAGTGAATCAGTGACCCCCAATCCACGATCCCCGCTCGAGGACTATTCCCTCCACATCATTGACCTTCACACTGGCCGTTTGTGCGACACACGCACATTCAAGTGTGACAAAGTCGTCTTGTCACATAACCAAGGGCTTTACTTGTACAAAAACATCCTGGCCATATTGTCTGTGCAGCAGCAGACCATTCATGTCTTCCAGGTGACTCCTGAAGGCACATTTATTGACGTTCGGACCATTGGTCGCTTCTGCTATGAGGATGACCTGCTCACCGTGTCGGCTGTTTTCCCCGAGGTGCAGCGGGACAGCCAGACAGGCATGGCCAACCCTTTTCGGGACCCTTTCATCAACTCCTTGAAGCACCGGTTGCTGGTTTATCTGTGGCGCAGGGCGGAACAGGATGGTAGTGCAATGGCGAAGAGGCGCTTCTTCCAGTACTTTGACCAACTGCGACAGCTGCGCATGTGGAAGATGCAGCTCCTGGACGAGAGCCATCTGTTCATCAAGTACACCAGTGAGGACGTGGTGACGCTGCGGGTCACGGATCCCTCTCAG GCGTCCTTCTTTGTGGTGTACAACATGGTGACAACAGAGGTGATTGCAGTGTTCGAGAACACGTCCGATGAGCTGCTGGGGCTCTTTGAGAACTTCTGTGACCTCTTTCGCAATGCCACCCTGCACAGCGAAGTCCAGTTCCCTTGCTCAGCTTCTAGCAACAATTTTGCAAGGCAGATCCAGCGCCG GTTCAAAGACACGATTATAAATGCCAAGTATGGAGGGCACACGGAGGCTGTGCGCCGGCTACTAGGCCAGCTCCCCATCAGTGCTCAGTCTTACAGTGGGAGCCCCTACCTGGATTTGTCTCTCTTCAGCTACGATGACAAGTGGGTGTCAGTCATGGAGCGACCCAAGACTTGTGGAGATCACCCGATCAG GTTCTATGCCCGGGACTCTGGCTTGCTGAAGTTTGAGATCCAGGCGGGCTTGCTGGGCCGCCCCATCAACCACACAGTGAGACGCCTCGTTGCCTTCACCTTTCATCCCTTTGAGCCTTTTGCCATTTCTGTACAGAGGACTAACGCAGAGTATGTTGTCAACTTCCACATGCGACACTGCTGCACCTAG
- the Det1 gene encoding DET1 homolog isoform X2: MDHHVSTIKPRRIQNQNVIHRLERRRISSGKAGTHWHQVRVFHQNVFPNFTVVNVEKPPCFLRKFSPDGRYFIAFSSDQTSLEIYEYQGCQAAEDLLQGYEGEILSNGNDQGSVSIRGRLFERFFVLLHITNVAANGEHLNRECSLFTDDCRCVIVGSAAYLPDEPHPPFYEVYRNSESVTPNPRSPLEDYSLHIIDLHTGRLCDTRTFKCDKVVLSHNQGLYLYKNILAILSVQQQTIHVFQVTPEGTFIDVRTIGRFCYEDDLLTVSAVFPEVQRDSQTGMANPFRDPFINSLKHRLLVYLWRRAEQDGSAMAKRRFFQYFDQLRQLRMWKMQLLDESHLFIKYTSEDVVTLRVTDPSQASFFVVYNMVTTEVIAVFENTSDELLGLFENFCDLFRNATLHSEVQFPCSASSNNFARQIQRRPDLIERMNQSKHYYFWER, encoded by the exons ATGGATCATCATGTTTCCACGATTAAACCTCGAAGAATCCAAAACCAGAATGTCATTCACCGCTTAGAACGCCGGCGCATCAGTTCAGGCAAGGCCGGAACCCACTGGCATCAGGTCCGAGTGTTCCACCAAAATGTCTTCCCCAACTTCACAGTTGTCAATGTCGAAAAGCCTCCTTGTTTCTTGCGTAAATTCTCACCTGATGGCCGCTACTTCATTGCTTTTTCCTCTGACCAGACGTCACTTGAAATCTATGAGTACCAGGGCTGTCAGGCAGCAGAGGACCTCTTGCAGGGCTATGAAGGGGAGATCTTGTCTAACGGCAACGACCAGGGGTCAGTCAGCATCCGAGGCCGGCTCTTCGAGCGCTTTTTTGTCCTGCTGCACATTACCAACGTAGCGGCCAATGGTGAGCACTTGAACCGGGAGTGCAGCCTCTTCACTGATGACTGCCGGTGTGTTATCGTGGGCTCCGCTGCCTACCTCCCAGATGAGCCTCACCCTCCTTTTTATGAGGTGTATCGGAACAGTGAATCAGTGACCCCCAATCCACGATCCCCGCTCGAGGACTATTCCCTCCACATCATTGACCTTCACACTGGCCGTTTGTGCGACACACGCACATTCAAGTGTGACAAAGTCGTCTTGTCACATAACCAAGGGCTTTACTTGTACAAAAACATCCTGGCCATATTGTCTGTGCAGCAGCAGACCATTCATGTCTTCCAGGTGACTCCTGAAGGCACATTTATTGACGTTCGGACCATTGGTCGCTTCTGCTATGAGGATGACCTGCTCACCGTGTCGGCTGTTTTCCCCGAGGTGCAGCGGGACAGCCAGACAGGCATGGCCAACCCTTTTCGGGACCCTTTCATCAACTCCTTGAAGCACCGGTTGCTGGTTTATCTGTGGCGCAGGGCGGAACAGGATGGTAGTGCAATGGCGAAGAGGCGCTTCTTCCAGTACTTTGACCAACTGCGACAGCTGCGCATGTGGAAGATGCAGCTCCTGGACGAGAGCCATCTGTTCATCAAGTACACCAGTGAGGACGTGGTGACGCTGCGGGTCACGGATCCCTCTCAG GCGTCCTTCTTTGTGGTGTACAACATGGTGACAACAGAGGTGATTGCAGTGTTCGAGAACACGTCCGATGAGCTGCTGGGGCTCTTTGAGAACTTCTGTGACCTCTTTCGCAATGCCACCCTGCACAGCGAAGTCCAGTTCCCTTGCTCAGCTTCTAGCAACAATTTTGCAAGGCAGATCCAGCGCCG GCCAGACCTCATTGAGCGGATGAATCAGAGCAAGCATTACTACTTCTGGGAAAGATGA